CATGCGCGATATTGCCGCTGGCGAGGAGCTGACCCACGACTGGGCGATGACCGACGACGAGCCGGATGAAATGGAGTGCCGCTGCGGAGCGGTCAACTGCCGCAAAATCGTCACCGGCCAGGACTGGCGACGCAAGGACCTGCAGGAAAAATACGCTGGCTATATGTCGTGGTATCTGCTTGAGAAGATCGAGCGCGAGACGCCGGACGAGAACCGGGCGTGATGAAAGAGCGGGCCGGAGACGCCCCCTTGGAGCGTCTCTGATCTCCCCACCGACCGCTACGGCCGGACTTCGTAGTAGGCGTTGATGGGGTTGTTGAAGTCGTGCTGCTTGAAGCGGCTGAAGCCAACCTGGCCGACCATCCTGCGCGCCACCGGCTCGGTAAAGCCGAGCGTGCCCAGCCCCTCGCCATCGGGCTCGGACATGGCCGAGGACATGCAGCACAACACCGAAAAGCCGTAGAACATGGCAGCCAGGGGATTCTGCTCCAGGTTTTCTTCAAAGGTCGGCAGGCTGTGGATGTCGGCAATCAGCCACGTCCCGTCCGGCTTGATGGCCTGATAGATGGCCTGCATGACCGGGGTCGGATTGGCCATGTCGTGCAGGCAGTCGAAGGTCGAGATGAAGTCGAAGCTGTGGTCGTCGGGGATGGCATCCCCGTTGGCGTCGTGAAAGCTGACGTTCGACACTCCGGCCTGAGCCTTTTTCTCTTCGGCCCGGGCCAGGGCGTATTTGGAAATGTCATAGCCGTGAAAGTCCGACTTGGGGTAGGCCTTGGCCATCTCAATCAGGGCCACGCCCGAACCGCAGCCCACGTCTGCCGCTTTTGCACCGGCTTCAAGCTTGGACACGACGCCGTCGAGCTGGGGCAGGGCGCGGGGCACCAGATGCGCCCGGAACCACGGCGCGATCAGCCGCTCGACCCCCCGTGCGCCCTCAGGCCCGAAAGCGTCATACGGCAGACCCAGGCCGGTTTTGAACGATTCGGGCAGTTTTTCCAGGACCGCCATCTGCTGCGGCAGAGCGCAAAACCCACCTGCGGCAAAGGCCGGGCTATTCTCGTTGGCCAGGACCAGGGCGGCTTCCGGCGACAGCTCAAAGCGTCCCTGGCCCCGATATTCGAGCAGCTTGGCCGTGGCCTGGCCCTGTATCCACTCCCGAATCCAGCGCTCGTGCAG
This region of Desulfurellaceae bacterium genomic DNA includes:
- a CDS encoding methyltransferase domain-containing protein, whose protein sequence is MAGYKQEIDREKVQEIAENVFGLLSGAVMSGMVYLGDRMGLYRALEDAGPMTSQELADKTGLHERWIREWIQGQATAKLLEYRGQGRFELSPEAALVLANENSPAFAAGGFCALPQQMAVLEKLPESFKTGLGLPYDAFGPEGARGVERLIAPWFRAHLVPRALPQLDGVVSKLEAGAKAADVGCGSGVALIEMAKAYPKSDFHGYDISKYALARAEEKKAQAGVSNVSFHDANGDAIPDDHSFDFISTFDCLHDMANPTPVMQAIYQAIKPDGTWLIADIHSLPTFEENLEQNPLAAMFYGFSVLCCMSSAMSEPDGEGLGTLGFTEPVARRMVGQVGFSRFKQHDFNNPINAYYEVRP